A genomic stretch from Hoplias malabaricus isolate fHopMal1 chromosome 4, fHopMal1.hap1, whole genome shotgun sequence includes:
- the LOC136695548 gene encoding uncharacterized protein, which produces MNMISHLWVFILSLITCTGPVSAQPQINITATVGSSAVLPCDWRNVTKIQSSSQSPHVRWRIISETVFERQGEKLYQGEGYEGRVDVPEDQLLKGNCSLVLNNVSAEDAGVYESYLVVKRSKRALAPKRVFLHRVELSVDAPETPNNESSDSGSHTGVIITVFVIVALVLILLSLGLLWKFKAGTYFANEARGNYAPTSVSHLDSPPQSD; this is translated from the exons ATGAACATGATCAGCCACCTTTGGGTTTTCATCCTGTCACTCATCACATGCACAG gcCCTGTATCTGCACAACCTCAAATCAACATCACTGCCACAGTGGGTTCCTCAGCTGTTCTTCCTTGTGACTGGAGAAATGTGACCAAAATACAGTCGTCCAGTCAGAGTCCTCATGTGAGGTGGCGCATCATTTCTGAGACAGTGtttgagagacagggagagaagcTGTATCAGGGCGAGGGGTATGAAGGTCGTGTGGACGTTCCAGAAGATCAACTGCTGAAGGGGAACTGTTCTCTGGTGTTGAATAACGTTAGCGCTGAGGACGCAGGGGTCTATGAAAGTTACCTGGTGGTGAAACGAAGCAAGAGAGCTCTCGCACCTAAACGTGTCTTCCTTCACCGTGTGGAACTCTCCGTTGATG CTCCTGAGACTCCCAACAATGAAAGCAGTGATTCAGGAA GTCATACAGGAGTGATCATCACTGTCTTTGTCATCGTCGCACTCGTCCTCATCCTCCTTTCACTCGGACTCTTGTGGAAATTTAAAGCAGGGACCTACTTTGCAAATGAGGCCCGAGGAAATTATGCACCGACGTCAGTTTCCCACCTGGACTCACCCCCTCAGTCGGACTGA